Proteins from a genomic interval of Nostoc sp. TCL240-02:
- a CDS encoding type II toxin-antitoxin system VapC family toxin gives MISIYFLDTSYILALEIKNEDAHQKVLQNWATLIKSKPVLMTTTYVFDEVVTFFNSRNPHYKAVEVGNRLLESPDIELIEIERTLFNQGWEYFQKHKDKSYSFTDCLSFIIMQQREIVIALTLDNHFYQAGFQIFPS, from the coding sequence ATGATAAGTATCTACTTTTTAGATACCAGCTATATTTTAGCCCTGGAAATCAAAAATGAAGATGCTCATCAAAAAGTATTACAAAATTGGGCTACTTTAATAAAGTCTAAACCTGTTTTAATGACAACAACATACGTTTTTGATGAAGTGGTTACTTTTTTTAATAGTCGAAACCCTCATTATAAAGCAGTTGAAGTTGGTAATCGTTTATTAGAAAGTCCTGACATAGAATTAATCGAAATTGAGCGAACTTTATTTAATCAGGGATGGGAATATTTTCAAAAGCATAAAGATAAATCGTATTCTTTCACTGATTGTTTATCATTTATCATTATGCAACAACGAGAGATTGTTATAGCTTTAACCTTAGATAATCATTTTTATCAAGCTGGATTTCAAATTTTCCCATCATAA